TGGTTGAAGAAGTTCTGGTACGTGCCGCCGTTGCCGTTGGGCCCGGTCTGCACGGTCACCTGGATATCGGGGTTCGCCCCGTTCCAGACGTCGACGACCTCCTCGATGCCGGGGATCCACGTCGTGAACGTGAGCTCGACATCGCCGTCCGACGGCTCGCAGGCGCCCGCGGCGTCCCCCCCGGAGGAGGCTCCATCGGACGATGACGAGCAGCCGGCGACGAGCAGGGCGACCGCGGTGAGGGCGCCGACGCTGGCGGCCTTGGTGAGACGCATGGTTGTCCTTATTTGTGGAGGGGAGCCCGGCAGGGTGCTGCCGGGCAGCAGGCGGTCGAACGACGAGCGGTCACTTCACCGAGCCGGCTCCGAGCCCGTTGCGCCAGAAGCGCTGCAGCAGCAGGAAGACGACGATCAGCGGGATGATCGCGAGGAGGGCCCCGACGAGCACGTGACCGCGCAGCTCGGGGATCTGATTCACCTGGGTGTTCCAGGAGTAGAGGCCGAGCGTCACGGGGAACACGGCCTCGTCGCGGAGCATGATGAGCGGCAGGAAGAAGTTGTTCCAGATCGCGACGAACTGGAACAGGAACACGGTGACGAGGGCGGGGAGCATGAGCCGCACCGAGACGGTGAAGAACGTGCGGACCTCGCTCGACCCGTCGAGCCGCGCGGCCTCGAGCAGCTCCTCGGGGACGCTCGCCGCGGCGTAGATCTTGGTCAGGTACACCCCGAACGGGCTCACCAGGCTCGGCAGGAAGACCGCCCAGAACGTGTTGGTCAGCTGGACCTGGCTGAAGATCAGGAAGAGCGGGAGCGCCAGGGCCGTCGCGGGGACGAGGACGCCGCCCAGGACCACGTTGAACAGCAGGTCCCGGCCGCGGAACCGGTACTTCGCGAGGGCGTACCCGCACATCGCGGCGAGCACTGTGCCGAGGAACGCGCCGCCCGCGGTGTAGGCGAGCGAGTTGCCGATCCACCGCACGAAGATGCCGCCGTCGTAGCGCAGCAGCGCGGAGACGTTCTCGGCGAGGTTCATGTCGGCGAACCACAGCGGGTTCGTGCTGGTGAACTGCCCGCGGTCCTTGGTCGCCGAGACGATCAGCCACCAGATGGGGGCGAGGAAGTAGAGCGTGAAGACGCCCATCACGAGCATCGCCCCGGCGCGCGACAACAGGCTCTCCTGGGCGCCCCGCTGGGTCCCGGGCGTGACGCCTCGGGAGGCCGCGGGCGAGGGGGTGGTGCGGACGACGGCGCTCACTGGACGCCCTTCTTCTGGGTCAGCTTGAGGAACGTGAACGAGAGCACGAACGTCGCGAGCGCGAGCACCACCGAGAACGCCGCGGCGAGGTTGAAGTTCGGCACGGACGACGTCGAGTAGACGGTGAGGTTCGGGGTGAACGTGCTCGTCACCGCGGAGCTGAACGAGCGGAACACCTGGGGCTCGGCGAGCAGCTGGAGGGTGCCGATGATCGAGAAGACCGTCGTGAGCACGATCGCGGGGATGACCAGCGGGATCTTGATCGACCACGCGATCCGCAGATGCCCCGCGCCGTCGAGCCGCGCCGCCTCGTACACCTCGCTGGGGATCGACAGCAGCGAGGAGTAGATGATCAGCATGTTGTAGCCGATGTAGACCCACGTGACGACGTTCGCCATGGCCCACAGCACGAGGTCCGCGGAGAGCAGGTCGACCCGCTCGGTCACGGCCGTGAACGGCGAGAGGTTCGGGGAGTACAGGAAGCCCCACATGATCGCCGCGACGACGCCGGGCACCGCGTACGGCACGAAGAACGCGAGCCGGAAGAACCGTTTGCCGCGCAGCAGCGGCGAGTCGAGCAGCAGCGCGAACACGAGCGCGAGCACGAGCATCACGGGGACCTGGACCACTCCGAAGGCGAGGACGCGCCCGACAGAAGACCAGAACGGACCGTTCTGGAACACCTGGGCGTACTGCGTGAGCCCGCCGAACACCTCCCGCGCGGCGCCGAACGTGCCCTCGCGCTCGACGACGAGGAGCGACTGCCACACCGCGTACCCGACGGGCAGCGCGTAGAACAGCGCGAACAGCACCCCGAACGGCAGCACGAAGAACGCGATCGCGCGCTTGTGCGGGACGGGGAGGCGGCGCCGAGGCTGCGCGTCGCGCATCGGGGCGGGGTCGAGGGTCTGCGTGCTCGTCATGCTGGTGTGTCCTCTCGGACGACCCGCACGCTTCCGGCGGGGACGTGGACGAGGCCTGCGGCGGGTCGGTCGGTGACGAGCTCGTGCCCTGTGACCGGGTGCTCGAGATCACGGTGCGAGTGGTTGATGACGAACACGTAGCCGCGACCGCCACCCACGCGGCGCACGACCTCGACCGACCCGTCGCTCTCGGGGCCGGTCGCCGTGACACCGGCGCCGGCCACCGCGGAGCGCATGACGTCGCGCAGGTCGGGGGCGTCGAGCGCTGTCGCGATGTACCAGGCGGCCCCGGCGCCGCGGTGGGCCCGCGTGACGGCCGGCGCCCCGGCGAGCGGACCGTCGGCGTAGGAGGCGACGACGGCCGCGTCGGTCGTCCGGAGCCGCTCGGTCCACAGCGACGCGTGCGCACCGGTGTCGAGCGTGACCCGGCGCCCGGGCAGCAGCGGAACGAACTCCTCGCCGACGACGCCGAGCAGGTCCCGGAAGGCCCCCGGGTACCCGCCGAGCCGCACCCTGTCGTCCTGGTCGACGATGCCCGAGTTGAACGTGACGACCGCGTGCCCACCCGCCTCGACGTGCGCGCTGACCCGCGCCGCCTGCGCGTCCGAGACCATGTGCAGCGAGGGGACGACGACGAGCCGATACCCGGTCAGGTCACTGTCGGGCCCGAGGACGTCGACCGTCACGCCCAGCTCGTGCAGGGCCCGGTAGGCGGCGTGCACCTGGTCGAGGTACCCGACGGCGTGCGACGGGCGCGCGTCGCCGTCGGCGGCCCACCAGGACTCCCAGCTGAACAGCAGCGCGGTGTCGGCGACCACGCGGGTGCCCGCGACCTCGTCGAGCCGGTCGAGCGTCGCGCTGAGCTCGACGACCTCACGCCACACCTCAGTGTCCGTGCCGGCGTGCGGGACGAGCGCCGAGTGGAACTTCTCGGCGCCCTGGGTCGACGCGCGCCACTGGAAGAAGCAGATGCCGTCCGCGCCGCGGGCCACGTGCGTGAGCGAGTTGCGGGTCATCTGGCCCGGCTCCTTGGCCACGTTGACCGGCTGCCAGTTCACGGCGCCGGTCGACTGCTCCATCAGCAGCCACGGCGCTCCCCCGGCGAGCCCGCGCGTCAGGTCGGCCGCGAACGACAGCTCGGCGCGCGGGTCCTCGAGCCGGTGGTCGAGGTAGTGGTCGTTGGCGATGACGTCCATCTCGGGCGCCCAGGACCAGTAGTCGAGGTTGCGGATGTGCGCGGTCACCATGAAGTTCGTCGTCACGGGGATGTTCGAGTGCCGCCGGAGCACCTCC
The sequence above is a segment of the Cellulomonas chengniuliangii genome. Coding sequences within it:
- a CDS encoding carbohydrate ABC transporter permease, whose translation is MRDAQPRRRLPVPHKRAIAFFVLPFGVLFALFYALPVGYAVWQSLLVVEREGTFGAAREVFGGLTQYAQVFQNGPFWSSVGRVLAFGVVQVPVMLVLALVFALLLDSPLLRGKRFFRLAFFVPYAVPGVVAAIMWGFLYSPNLSPFTAVTERVDLLSADLVLWAMANVVTWVYIGYNMLIIYSSLLSIPSEVYEAARLDGAGHLRIAWSIKIPLVIPAIVLTTVFSIIGTLQLLAEPQVFRSFSSAVTSTFTPNLTVYSTSSVPNFNLAAAFSVVLALATFVLSFTFLKLTQKKGVQ
- a CDS encoding carbohydrate ABC transporter permease, with translation MSRAGAMLVMGVFTLYFLAPIWWLIVSATKDRGQFTSTNPLWFADMNLAENVSALLRYDGGIFVRWIGNSLAYTAGGAFLGTVLAAMCGYALAKYRFRGRDLLFNVVLGGVLVPATALALPLFLIFSQVQLTNTFWAVFLPSLVSPFGVYLTKIYAAASVPEELLEAARLDGSSEVRTFFTVSVRLMLPALVTVFLFQFVAIWNNFFLPLIMLRDEAVFPVTLGLYSWNTQVNQIPELRGHVLVGALLAIIPLIVVFLLLQRFWRNGLGAGSVK
- a CDS encoding beta-galactosidase, with product MDSPEVVLGTGGTTRGIAFGCDYNPEQWDRDVWREDVRLMREAGVDLVAVNIFGWSHIEPRPGEHDWSGLDEVVDLLHANGIRVNLGTGTSSPPPWLTTLHPEILPVAVDGTTRWPGGRQAWCPSSAEFRRRALALVGQVAKRYGEHPAVALWHVSNELGCHNALCYCDESAAAFRIWLERRYGTVDALNAAWGTSFWSQRYADWAEVLPPRATISLGNPAQSVDFHRFSSDALLDHHRAEAEVLRRHSNIPVTTNFMVTAHIRNLDYWSWAPEMDVIANDHYLDHRLEDPRAELSFAADLTRGLAGGAPWLLMEQSTGAVNWQPVNVAKEPGQMTRNSLTHVARGADGICFFQWRASTQGAEKFHSALVPHAGTDTEVWREVVELSATLDRLDEVAGTRVVADTALLFSWESWWAADGDARPSHAVGYLDQVHAAYRALHELGVTVDVLGPDSDLTGYRLVVVPSLHMVSDAQAARVSAHVEAGGHAVVTFNSGIVDQDDRVRLGGYPGAFRDLLGVVGEEFVPLLPGRRVTLDTGAHASLWTERLRTTDAAVVASYADGPLAGAPAVTRAHRGAGAAWYIATALDAPDLRDVMRSAVAGAGVTATGPESDGSVEVVRRVGGGRGYVFVINHSHRDLEHPVTGHELVTDRPAAGLVHVPAGSVRVVREDTPA